The Vicia villosa cultivar HV-30 ecotype Madison, WI linkage group LG1, Vvil1.0, whole genome shotgun sequence genome includes a region encoding these proteins:
- the LOC131608882 gene encoding protein IQ-DOMAIN 20 — MVEYRKWLRNVRRKILRSSNRDITLPPRISVCTNQSEQPILENESTTVTTTNREGFIRLPSPPPINSSSTKLFTKEDFAAIKIQAHFRGHLARRAHKALKSLVKLQALVRGVCVRRQSRIAMQCMHALVRLQVRVRARQLLGTFDHTQ, encoded by the exons ATGGTTGAATACCGAAAATGGTTGAGAAACGTTCGAAGAAAAATCCTAAGATCATCCAACAGAGACATAACTCTCCCTCCTCGTATAAGTGTTTGTACAAATCAAAGCGAACAACCAATACTTGAAAATGAATCAACCACCGTCACAACCACCAACAGGGAAGGTTTTATCAGATTACCATCACCACCGCCAATTAATTCTTCATCAACCAAATTATTCACTAAGGAAGACTTTGCAGCAATTAAGATTCAAGCTCATTTCAGGGGTCATCTC GCAAGACGAGCACATAAGGCGTTGAAAAGTTTAGTGAAACTGCAAGCATTGGTTCGTGGGGTGTGCGTGAGGAGACAATCGCGTATAGCAATGCAGTGTATGCATGCACTTGTTCGTTTACAAGTTAGGGTTCGTGCAAGGCAATTGCTTGGTACCTTTGATCATACTCAATAA